The following proteins are encoded in a genomic region of Protaetiibacter sp. SSC-01:
- a CDS encoding SulP family inorganic anion transporter: protein MSAADVARRTGRRIRALLPSAEDYRPLRRSWRGDLVAGLTVGIVALPLALGFGISSGAGAEAGLITAIIAGVVAAVFGGSNVQVSGPTGAMVVVLAPIVAQYGVGAVALLSVMAGVIVLVAGALRLGRAVSFIPWPVIEGFTLGIAVIIFLQQVPALTRADTGGTSHTNVVVTAVDTLVHADPAYLLWALGAVAVVALCMVLLPKLHPSIPGSLIGIALVAVLALLLPTPLADIGELPSSLPPPSFPALDLGTLGHLALPALTVAALAAIESLLSARVAASLADTGPYDPDRELVGQGLASVAAGLFGGMPATGAIARTAVNVRSGAQTRVAAVFHAVVLLLVVLVAAQPVGLIPLAALSGVLMVTAVRMVHRATVRSILRSTRADAIAFVVTAIVTISVDLIVAVAIGMVVAGIFAIRSLSRATGVTREELGEPVPGDERIALIRLDGPLFFAAADRVFDTVTALENVSVVILRMSQIELVDATGAHVLSEIVQRLEARGITVLIKGVREGHVELFRTVGVLSALRHHKHLFDDLPSAIEHARSHIAREAAG from the coding sequence ATGAGCGCCGCGGACGTCGCGCGCCGCACGGGCCGCCGCATCCGCGCCCTCCTGCCCTCGGCCGAGGACTACCGCCCGCTGCGCCGCAGCTGGCGCGGCGACCTCGTCGCGGGCCTCACGGTCGGCATCGTCGCGCTGCCGCTCGCGCTCGGCTTCGGCATCTCGTCGGGCGCGGGGGCGGAGGCCGGCCTCATCACCGCGATCATCGCGGGCGTCGTCGCGGCCGTGTTCGGCGGCTCGAACGTGCAGGTCTCGGGGCCGACGGGCGCCATGGTCGTCGTGCTCGCGCCGATCGTCGCGCAGTACGGCGTGGGCGCCGTCGCGCTGCTGAGCGTCATGGCGGGCGTGATCGTGCTTGTCGCGGGGGCGCTGCGCCTTGGCCGGGCGGTGTCGTTCATCCCGTGGCCCGTCATCGAGGGCTTCACGCTCGGCATCGCCGTCATCATCTTCCTGCAGCAGGTGCCCGCGCTCACGCGCGCCGACACGGGCGGCACGAGCCACACGAACGTCGTCGTCACCGCGGTCGACACTCTCGTGCACGCCGACCCCGCCTACCTGCTGTGGGCGCTCGGCGCCGTCGCGGTCGTCGCGCTGTGCATGGTGCTGCTGCCGAAGCTGCACCCCTCGATCCCGGGCTCGCTCATCGGCATCGCGCTCGTCGCCGTCCTCGCGCTCCTGCTGCCCACACCCCTCGCCGACATCGGCGAGCTGCCGAGCAGCCTGCCGCCGCCGAGCTTCCCCGCCCTCGACCTCGGCACGCTCGGCCACCTCGCGCTGCCGGCGCTCACGGTCGCGGCCCTCGCGGCGATCGAGTCGCTGCTCTCGGCGCGCGTCGCCGCATCCCTCGCCGACACGGGCCCCTACGACCCCGACCGCGAGCTCGTGGGGCAGGGACTCGCATCCGTCGCCGCGGGACTCTTCGGCGGCATGCCCGCGACGGGTGCGATCGCGCGCACCGCCGTCAACGTGCGCTCGGGCGCCCAGACGCGCGTCGCCGCGGTGTTCCATGCGGTCGTGCTGCTGCTCGTCGTGCTCGTCGCCGCCCAGCCCGTGGGCCTCATCCCGCTCGCGGCGCTCTCGGGCGTGCTCATGGTCACGGCGGTGCGGATGGTGCACCGCGCGACCGTGCGCAGCATCCTGCGCTCGACGCGCGCCGACGCGATCGCCTTCGTCGTCACGGCCATCGTCACGATCTCGGTCGACCTCATCGTGGCCGTCGCGATCGGCATGGTCGTGGCGGGCATCTTCGCCATCCGCAGCCTCTCTCGGGCCACCGGCGTCACGCGTGAGGAGCTGGGCGAACCGGTGCCGGGCGACGAGCGCATCGCCCTCATCCGCCTCGACGGTCCGCTGTTCTTCGCCGCCGCCGACCGCGTGTTCGACACCGTGACGGCGCTCGAGAACGTGTCGGTCGTGATCCTGCGGATGTCGCAGATCGAGCTCGTCGACGCGACGGGCGCGCACGTGCTGAGCGAGATCGTGCAGCGACTGGAGGCGCGCGGCATCACAGTGCTCATCAAGGGCGTGCGCGAGGGGCACGTCGAGCTGTTCCGCACCGTCGGGGTGCTCTCGGCGCTGCGGCACCACAAGCACCTCTTCGACGACC
- a CDS encoding helix-turn-helix transcriptional regulator produces MPFSRSERPLYEVKAGLFKGLSHPFRIRLLELLADGEEHTVAELQEATGLEASHLSQHLAVLRRHRLVASDRRASHVYYRLAHADVAELLAVARRLLADIVAADSARAADVAALPELPR; encoded by the coding sequence ATGCCGTTCTCCCGCTCCGAGCGCCCCCTCTACGAGGTGAAGGCGGGGCTCTTCAAGGGGCTCTCGCATCCGTTCCGCATCCGGCTGCTCGAGCTGCTCGCCGACGGCGAGGAGCACACCGTGGCCGAGCTGCAGGAGGCCACCGGCCTCGAGGCCTCGCACCTGTCGCAGCACCTGGCCGTGCTGCGCCGCCACCGGCTCGTCGCCTCGGACCGCCGCGCGAGCCACGTCTACTACCGGCTCGCGCACGCCGACGTCGCCGAGCTGCTCGCCGTCGCCCGCCGCCTGCTCGCCGACATCGTCGCCGCCGACTCGGCGCGCGCCGCCGACGTGGCCGCCCTCCCCGAGCTGCCGCGATGA